From the Hevea brasiliensis isolate MT/VB/25A 57/8 chromosome 13, ASM3005281v1, whole genome shotgun sequence genome, the window AACACGGAGACCATAAAAACAGGATTATTAATCTGTATTGTGCATATATAGCCACAAATCATAAAAGAACCAAATATACGGGAAAATGAAACAATAGAAACCTGTTACATAAACACCTTTTACTTTCTTGCTTGGAGAGATCAATATCTAACAATTGAGTTTCATTATCGTTAACAGTTGAATAACGTCAAAACCAACCAAATTGAGACCTGGAAGAAAATACAcataaatttaatcaaataaactTTCTACTACGATCAAATCAAGATATCGAATTGTAAGGGAAAATTAGGTGGAAACCTGAAAGAGGATTTCCTAAGAATAGGGAAGAGAGCAACAGTCAAGCTCCGACTGGCTGTGGCGGAGGAATTGAGGACACGATAGGCGTTGACAAGAGCTCTGCTCAAGTTCGCCATTTTTCTTAATCCGAGTTTTGATTTGGAGGGAAGAAGAAACCTCGCTACGCCGTTCAATAAACCAAGAAAAAAAAGTGACGAGTCTTCTATGCTAGTAGAATGCCTCCAACGGGAAAGAATAGTAGGACTAGAGAAGCAGTGTCGTGGTGGGCTCCATTGGAACGAAAAGAAGGTAGCCACCACCAGGCCCAGGCATAACCGTGGCCCCATTTGATCCGCGAGGGAGTTAGGTCTGGTACTGGTATTTTCTGCTGCTGGTACATGTAGAAACACAAAGTGTTCCTCTAGCTATTTTTCTTACTTTTCCCCCTTTTTTTTCCCTTAAAGCaaggagaaaataaataaaaatagaaaacaaGACATTGAGGTGAACAATTATGTCCATCTTAAGTTGCCatttgcgaaaaattaaaatttatcccctTTTGAggcattttatattttcttatagtATTACTTTTAAGTGATCTAttgttttttttaaagaaattcatTAAAAAGATGTCGTATTTGCTTTGTGTTCGGAATTTGAAACCCTACAAGGCCTAAATTGTTGATTTCGCACATTGTAAACCCTCGCTTGTTGTATGATTATTTAATTCCTTCAATTAACTTTTTTTCCCTAAACAAATTCCTCTTATTAACTTGATAGAATTATCTttcagaaaaaataaaataaaataaaataaaaagccaGGCTTACTCAACTAGGTACGATTTTCTATTACAGTGAATTCATCCCAGTGAAAAATAAGTCTCAACATAAGAAGCCATAAAAATGATttaaattctgaaaaaaaaaaaggaatagaaAACTTTCACTTGCATTGTATACAGAGCTTGAATAAGAACATTGATGAcagtaaaagaaattaaaaataaaataaaataaaaacctgATGGGGAAGACTCAACTTAATCAAGGTTTAAATCTCAGATGATTGGGCGTTTGAGGGCAATCGTGTGCTCACAAAATGTTAATTAACATATCAtgattttcaatggaaatttaaaattttaaagatcTCGCCATACCCTTGTAGATTCCAATAGTGAAATAGCCTGCTTTCACTCGTATGAGTAGAATCTGCAAGGCACATCCCCTTGTTGGAAAATACAAGGATTACCCCCTCACAGGGTTTAAGCTTTCCCCCTATGAATGTTGCAGATCTGTTCTCAATCAAGGACATAAGAACTGGTTCACAGTCAAAGACCATGTAATAGGTATCATAGGATTGCCTCAAAACTTTATTTCCCGCCTCTCTGCAAAAAATTTTCCTGACACGGACATATCTGGAAGCAGGGCAAGCCATACTCCAGTGTCAGCTGCATCCCCCGTTGATATATTACCAGCCCAACCCGTCATGGCAGTCTTTACCCAACCTGGACAGTAGCAGTTGACATAGATCTTCTGATCTTCAGGCCGGTCTGACAGTTCCTTTGACATCAACCTAGTGAAAGCATTAACCGCAAGTTTTGACACCGAGTAGTCGGTGAATGTCTGAGGCCACCCACCTGATGTCCAAGTGCCCTCTTCCACTTGCTGTAGGAAATTAGATAGAGTCCTTTCAATGAGTTCTTCTGATAGTGTTTCAATGTCAGTTAATTGTTCTCTCAAAGTTGCATCTTCAATTCTCTGTTACAGCCAAGTGAACTACAATTAGCTCAATAGGATCAAAGACTTTGTACTTAGTAAGCATCAAACACACTAAAacataaactcaactcaactcaactcaactcaactaagcctttatcccaaaaatttaaatgtgtaatgcttctaggtcatgttgtactactctcctccaagtcaatttaggtttatttgctttctatcctctaacctaatgtgctctacttgtctaaccacctcaatctccttctctcaacttatcttgaCTTTATATAGTCTAGTATGCCCACTCATccatcttaacattctcatctctgcaactcttatcttagatgcatacgactctttcagacACACTAAAACATAATCTTAGTGTGTTTATGTTTTTTTTTCAAACACACTAAAACATaatcttttttatttttgttcCTCTTTTTTTTCCCCTCTTCCTTTTAcccttctctccctctctctctctctctctttttttttttttgttgtgggGGAGGGGGGTGGTGAGGGGCGCAGGTGCAGTGATACCAGTGATTTACAATATATTGAGGAGCTTCCTGTTTCTATTCACCACAAAATGTGCATATTTAACAGAATTGCAGCAACCCATTCTATTAACTATTAAAACTCTGTTGCACCCGTGTCAGAGAATGACTCCAAGGCCTCTTTAAAGTTTAATGTTACCAGCGCCCTAGCATTTTGTTCCTGATTGCATGATCCGGATTATGGATCATAAGCAGTTTGTAACATCAAAATTAGAATTTCAAAATGCAAACTATGAGTAGAGAATCAAACAATATCAATCATACAAATATCGTATAATATtgctattattatcattattatgctGTAAATTTtggtattttgaatttttttttttttttagtcttgaGTTTTTAACAtaacattttttaaattaaaacttatTTTGCTAGAGTGATCTACACTCTAGGTAAACCTAAGCTTTAGACAGACCCACATTACACTGGCAGGCATTCAGTGACAAAAAAGGACAATAAGGCCTGTATGGTACCATAACATATAGAAGCTCATCTCATTTCTTAGAGAGAGGAATAAGGAACATGAAAGTATAACATACATTTCGTCTGCCATTTATTCTACCCAGCCGTGAGCTCACATTAACAATACGAGCACCTGCAGTAGAAGACCTCATCAAAGGAATCATAGCTTTAGTCACATTTTTAGTGCCATAATAGTTGGTATCAATAACCATACGAGCAAATTCAACAGAATTATCAGACCCCGTGTTGTGATTCACACCGGCATTGTTGACCTGCAAAAtataaatttacataaaaaacaTCAAAGAAATTCAAGatgattttgaaaataaaaacatGAACAAAAgatgaaaataaaatcaaaatcagCTTAAAGGGGCTAATTTACCAGAATATCAATGACACCATAGGTTTGTTGTATCCATTCAGTAAACTGTTTGATAGACAAAGAATCTAAGACATCaagttgatggaagaccacactCAGACCTGACTCTTGCAAGACATTAACAGCTTCAAGGCCAGCACTACTTTCTCTTGATGTCAATACAACTGTCAATCCATGGTCTGCAAGTTGTCTTACAATCTCAAATCCTATTCCTCTATTAGCACCGGTCACCACAGCAACAGTTTCTGAGGACCACCACCTACAAACAATCCCCAAATAGAAATTACACTACTTTCAATTCTTAATTTAGAGCTGTGTTACAACATACACTATGCATCCCACGGCTAAAATGAGCACAAAGCCTCAACCAAGCGAAGCCCCATGGAGCCATTTTTGTGCTTTGGCCCAATTGCTTATGCACTAGACATTTATGAAGCATGAATCCCAGAAATTCACAATATAATTCAGGAGATATTGTAAAAAATTTGAGCTTATATCAAATTGGGGAAAAAACGAATCTCAACATAACTATATGCTGTACACATACACATCTACTGCAGTACTGCACAAATCTCAGTAGTTAAATTTGGATTCGACGGTGATGAGCAGTTATGCTAAGATTTAAACCAGAAGGGAAAATATcaagaaaaaagagaagaaggtTATGGAAAGGTACCTTTGATGATCGGAGTAGGGAATAGTTCGGAGGAGTGAAATCTCTTGACGTCTCTTTTCTCTTCTTTCCTTGGCTCGCTCTTTACTTCCCATTGCTGCGAAAATTCGCCTAAGCGGTAACTGGCTAGGCTGTTTGTGTTTGTCTCTCCCCCTCTGGCTCTTTTGTTCGCCTTTCTTTCCGTAATCGAGCTTTGAGGAAGCTGGTATTGGTCAAAttcttgtagctaatttttaggtcaaatttgcgATTTTTGGATGCCACTTTCTATTCTAAGGCATCAGAATGAAGACCATGTTTATGATGGCCGTTAAATTAGTGGGGCTTAATTGAGgtggatttttctttcttttttttttttaaatttattgttaattaattACAGGCCCAAATACGAAAATCAAACTAAAGTATCGAGAATCAACCAAAATATTAAAGAAGCAAATTATAATCATATTGAATTTTTGGTTTTTAGATATATCAAACTGAAATCACACGCCATTTAAAAGCCTtcgttagttttttttttcttataaagaaaaataaattatcaattgaaattaaattttttatttaaattgagagatgtattattattaaattaagttaataatattaaatatttgaaTTTTGATGGATTAATTTTGCACTTATtccttattaaataaataaatgcatagttttgtttataaaaaaaaaagtaaaatacaatttcaagacaaaaaaaaaagctatatttaactatatattttgcctaaattttattttaaaatattctaatattttgttttggattaaaaattaaaaatacctTTTTAGAAAGCAGCAGATGGTAGTgggaatatatattttattgatcAACTGGGATCAGAACTCAGAACAGGAGCTTGGAGGATATCACCAAGCTGTAGGACTAACTGTTTATTAGCTAGCCTATTAATCCATTGCAATGACATACCCTTCTTAGGAGATGTACACAATCTGAAATAATACATTCAAACTTTGCTTAGTCGTGGTGAGTCAAATATAGGAACTTatttgtaaataattataattttagagAAAATTTGTAAAAGTATAAAGGTtgatttgtaaataattataaatttaaggattaatttacaaaatattagAATTTATTAGTAAATAATgttaatttgaaaaaaatatatggatgaattgtaaaaaaaaaatataaagtttAAAACTATAGATTAAACtgtaaattttacaaaatttgaaatgaatttaattttttttaattaaaaaaatatataaaaaaatattaataatttgtaCTATAATCAACGGAATCAATAGTTACTCTAATAATaagaattaatttataaatttattaatattttaaaaataaaaaaattaatctgTAAATTTCATTAAATCTTCGGAATTAAGATTCAATTTATCtgaatttattttttcaaatctTCATAGGAAAACGCCAAATAAAGCCGTGGCTTgcattcatttttaaacttgaggTCAATTTATGGGGGATTTCTTTTTATTTCCTTCGAAATTAAAATTGTACTATTCATTAACATTGATGCACTATAGTGTCATCAATtatttcttttttcctttattttttttcctgatgacatttttttcaattatttcttCCAAATTACGGTTTGAAAATTCAAATTTCCAAGCGTGTCCAAAATTCTAGCTTGATAACGTAATCAATGACTCACCATGATAGAACACGCGTCGATAACTCATAGGCGCGCCTACCTTTGCTTCATTTAGCAATGGTCATGCTCAATGTTTTAATTGTGCTGTTATAGCTAGGATACGATTATGTTCACTTGCTAGAAACGAAGAAATAATTTGAGTGTATGATCAACGTACGACTTTGAAAGGGCAGCAACTACTGAATTTGGGTAAGCTCTTTCATGTTTCATATAGACTTTCCAGTTCTAAGTTAGTTTAATTAATCTGTTGATTTTTTTAATCGTCTTGTAGATAGAAAATTTTATGTTATAGCTTTGCAGCGATCGACTTTTACGACAGAAACTTAATTAGGTTTCATGTTCATTTGGGTTGGACTTGAAGAATTTTGATATTATGATACATAGAAACTGCTGTGATATTTGTTGCTAGCTAGTATGGAAATTTCTATTGTATTTTGTTCTCCAGTCAAATCGTTGCAGACCTTCCAAATCCTTGCTCGAGTTTAacctgaaataaatattgaaattttCAGGGAATATGGCTCTTTGTTCTCAAGGTTCATTACTTTCATTGGCAATATTGCTACTTGTATTTAACTTCTCTTGTTCGCAAGATCCTCTGGAAAATGGAAATCATAATATCAAATCCGCTACTTTCCTCTCTCCTGAGTTTGTATTGGGACCAGGATCAGTTGAGAACAGAAATTATTTCAATGttgacttcccaagaggtcataTTGCTCTCAAGAGCTTTAATGCTGAAGTAATTGATCGGTCTGGGAATCCTGTCCCCCTCCATGAAACTTATCTTCACCACTGGGTCGTTGATAGATACTATCAACGCAAAGATAAAGCTTCAGCCACTGAGAACAATCAACGATCAGATTATAAGTTTGCAGGGAACAGTGGAATATGCCAGGGTCGTGTTCTTAGACAGTATTTTGGCCTTGGATCAGAAACGCGAAAAACGGCTACACATGTTCCTGATCCTTATGGAATAGAAATTGGAAATCCTGCTGAAATTCCTACAGGATATGAGGAGAGATGGATGCTTAATGTACATGCCATCGATACCCGGGGTGTTGAAGATAGGTTGGGATGCACTGAATGCAAATGTGATCTTTACAACGTCACGGTGGATGAAAATGGTAAACCTTTGAGGCCGGATTATACCGGAGGTTTTTATTGTTGCTATGATCGCACACAGTGCAGAATAAGACCAGGTTTTGAGGGTGTCAAGAGGAGCCTCTACCTACGGTATACAGTGAAGTGGGTTGACTGGGATAGTTCAATTATCCCAGTTAAAATCTTTATATTTGATGTCACTGATACTGGAAAAAGGATTACAGGTTCAACGGAACTCAGTCCTGAGAATGGCTGCCAGGTGATAAACTTCCACATGAAAAAATAAATCAGGGATTCATATATATTCCCTATTTCTTTCTTATAATTTCTTCCCTCTTGGAAGCAGGTCGAGTATGAAGTTATGCCTTGCAATGGCACTGGTGTGGGTGTCGATGAATGTATTGACGTCAAAAGGACAAGCCTCACCATGCCTACTGGTGGTTTTGTCATCTATGGCGTTGCTCATCAGCATACTGGAGGGACCGGTTCAACTCTATATAGGCAGGTGATTTTcgacctcaaattaatttatagttTGTAATATATAACATTTTCTTTCTATGGAATGGAATGCTTTGCATTTAATTGTTTGCGTGGTGAATTCAGGATGGACGTGTTATATGCAGTTCAATTCCGACCTATGGAGAAGGAAAAGAGGCAGGAAATGAGGCTGGTTACATTGTAGGGATGTCCACTTGTTATCCCGAGCCGGGCTCTGTAGAGATTGCTGATGGGGAGAATCTAATCCTGGAATCTAAGTATAGCAGAACTCAAATGCATACAGGAGTTATGGGGCTATTCTACATTTTGGTTGCAGACCAAATACCAAAGGCTAAGCCTTTTTCACACACAAATCATGTTCATGTAAGTTGTTAGTAGGAATTCTCAGTGGAAATTAAAAGGAAAGAAGGCCGAGAGTCTATTTGGTTAACACTAATTAGCAGCTCTAACCTCAGATGGTGTCTATGGTTGTTGCAGATAAATGAAGACATGAAATCCTCCTCTTATTCTTGGGCAGTAGCAGTGGTGGCACTGCTGGGACTAGCAATAGCTATTGCCATTACAATTCGATATCAGCTAAAGAGGAAGGTAAAAGATGGCTACCAACCAATTATGGCATAAAGTTTGTATTATTACTACGCCTACCCAAAAATAATGTAAACATATGCAATAGTGTTTTGAGCTTTTATGTATGGAAAGTAGAAAGCAAATACGCTTATGTGTGAATCAACAAGGGACTCGTGTAGCAATTGGAAGTCAATGATATCGGAGAGTCTGTAAGATGAGTTATATCAGAAATCAATTGGAAGTAATGAGGTGGGCACTTAGATGTTCGTGAAAGGATTGAACCAAAGCCCGTCTACTTGTGGAATATTCAACATCAGTTTTCGTCTCTGTTAATTCGTTTTGTCGTTTTCAATATTTTTATCATGATGTAGGCCCTTCCCTTCCCTTCCCTTCCCTTCCCTGTGCTGATTGCCGATCATTTCTCGTTGCCTACCATGGCAACATTTATTGCTCTGTCGTGTGACATCACTCCAACCAAAAACGGGCCATTgcactttactaatttattttattttattttattttaaaatttcaatttttattttccaTATTATATAATACATGCtcagttatttaattattaatttatagtggccaaataaaaaattaacattaaaaaacagagattttataattttttttaaaagatgaGTGATTACTTTAAATTAGAGTTGAAATATTAGCTCCTAAATTTTGGAAACCTTTTTATGGAATAtgcattaaaaattttattttagctcATAATAtcaactttttaattttattaatttaaaattttattaattcacgATTCAAATATGCATATAAATATAAAAGTGATAAGTTAAAATTGTATGAAAAGTTTTAtaagttcataatttatatttatacataattataaaaataatacacAAGTagttgaaaattaataaaaaatttcctTCCAcctatattaaatattaaactttaataaataacctatcaaattaaattatattttaattatagaatagaatgaaaattaaaaatataatgaaattgtaattttgttaaattataatatttatttaattatgaattaaaattatagaattagCTTATATAAGATTGTGAAGAataatttaacttatatttaaaaaggaaaaaaaaattaagtctgAGTTAGAGGAAGTAATCAAGTTA encodes:
- the LOC110659712 gene encoding uncharacterized protein LOC110659712 isoform X1, whose protein sequence is MGSKERAKERREKRRQEISLLRTIPYSDHQRWWSSETVAVVTGANRGIGFEIVRQLADHGLTVVLTSRESSAGLEAVNVLQESGLSVVFHQLDVLDSLSIKQFTEWIQQTYGVIDILVNNAGVNHNTGSDNSVEFARMVIDTNYYGTKNVTKAMIPLMRSSTAGARIVNVSSRLGRINGRRNRIEDATLREQLTDIETLSEELIERTLSNFLQQVEEGTWTSGGWPQTFTDYSVSKLAVNAFTRLMSKELSDRPEDQKIYVNCYCPGWVKTAMTGWAGNISTGDAADTGVWLALLPDMSVSGKFFAERREIKF
- the LOC110659718 gene encoding uncharacterized protein LOC110659718; the protein is MALCSQGSLLSLAILLLVFNFSCSQDPLENGNHNIKSATFLSPEFVLGPGSVENRNYFNVDFPRGHIALKSFNAEVIDRSGNPVPLHETYLHHWVVDRYYQRKDKASATENNQRSDYKFAGNSGICQGRVLRQYFGLGSETRKTATHVPDPYGIEIGNPAEIPTGYEERWMLNVHAIDTRGVEDRLGCTECKCDLYNVTVDENGKPLRPDYTGGFYCCYDRTQCRIRPGFEGVKRSLYLRYTVKWVDWDSSIIPVKIFIFDVTDTGKRITGSTELSPENGCQVEYEVMPCNGTGVGVDECIDVKRTSLTMPTGGFVIYGVAHQHTGGTGSTLYRQDGRVICSSIPTYGEGKEAGNEAGYIVGMSTCYPEPGSVEIADGENLILESKYSRTQMHTGVMGLFYILVADQIPKAKPFSHTNHVHINEDMKSSSYSWAVAVVALLGLAIAIAITIRYQLKRKVKDGYQPIMA
- the LOC110659712 gene encoding uncharacterized protein LOC110659712 isoform X2 yields the protein MGSKERAKERREKRRQEISLLRTIPYSDHQRWWSSETVAVVTGANRGIGFEIVRQLADHGLTVVLTSRESSAGLEAVNVLQESGLSVVFHQLDVLDSLSIKQFTEWIQQTYGVIDILVNNAGVNHNTGSDNSVEFARARIVNVSSRLGRINGRRNRIEDATLREQLTDIETLSEELIERTLSNFLQQVEEGTWTSGGWPQTFTDYSVSKLAVNAFTRLMSKELSDRPEDQKIYVNCYCPGWVKTAMTGWAGNISTGDAADTGVWLALLPDMSVSGKFFAERREIKF